The following proteins are co-located in the Theropithecus gelada isolate Dixy chromosome 19, Tgel_1.0, whole genome shotgun sequence genome:
- the ZNF226 gene encoding zinc finger protein 226 isoform X1, which yields MNMFKEAVTFNDVAVAFTEEELGLLGPAQRKLYRDVMVENFRNLLSVGHQPFKQDVSPIERNEQLWIVTTATQRQRNLGEKNQSKLVTIQDRESEEELSCWQIWQQIANDLTRCQDSMINNSQFHKQGDFPCQVGAELSVQISEDENYTVNKADGPSDTGNPEFPILRTQDSWRKTFLTESQRLNRDQQISIKNKLCQCKKGVDPISWISHHDGHRVHKSDKSYRPNDYKKDNMKISTFDQNSMIHTGQKSYQCNECKKPFSDLSSFDLHQQLQSGEKSLTCVERGKGFCYSPVLPVHQKVHVGEKLKCDECGKEFSQGTHLQTHQKVHVIEKPYKCKQCGKGFSRRSALNVHCKVHTGEKPYNCEECGRAFSQASHLQDHQRLHTGEKPFKCDACGKSFSRNSHLQSHQRVHTGEKPYKCEECGKGFICSSNLYIHQRVHTGEKPYKCEECGKGFSRPSSLQAHQGVHTGEKSYICTVCGKGFTLSSNLQAHQRVHTGEKPYKCSECGKSFRRNSHYQVHLVVHTGEKPYKCEICGKGFSQSSYLQIHQKAHSVEKPFKCEECGQGFNQSSRLQIHQLIHKGEKPYKCEECGKGFSRRADLKIHCRIHTGEKPYNCEECGKVFRQASNLLAHQRVHSGEKPFKCEECGKSFGRSAHLQAHQKVHTGEKPYKCDECGKGFKWSLNLDMHQRVHTGEKPYKCGECGKYFSQASSLQLHQSVHTGEKPYKCDMCGKVFSRSSQLQSHQRVHTGEKPYKCEICGKSFSWRSNLTIHHRIHVGDKSYKNNRGGKNIRESTQEKKSIK from the exons GAAGCAGTGACCTTCAACGACGTGGCTGTGGCCTTCACAGAGGAGGAGTTGGGGCTGCTGGGCCCTGCCCAGAGGAAGCTGTACCGAGATGTGATGGTGGAGAACTTTAGGAACCTGCTGTCAGTGG GGCATCAACCCTTCAAACAAGATGTATCACCTATAGAAAGAAATGAGCAGCTTTGGATAGTGACGACAGCAACCCAAAGACAGAGAAATTTAG gagagaaaaatcaaagtaagTTAGTAACTATTCAAGACAGAGAATCAGAAGAAGAGCTTTCTTGCTGGCAAATCTGGCAACAAATTGCAAATGACTTAACCAGGTGTCAAGACTCCATGATCAATAATTCTCAATTTCACAAACAAGGTGATTTCCCTTGCCAGGTAGGGGCAGAACTGTCTGTTCAAATTTCCGAAGATGAGAACTATACAGTAAATAAAGCAGATGGTCCCAGTGATACTGGGAATCCAGAGTTTCCTATCTTGAGAACCCAGGATTCTTGGAGGAAAACATTCCTGACTGAGTCACAGAGATTGAACAGAGATCAACAaatttccataaaaaataaattatgtcaaTGTAAGAAGGGTGTTGATCCCATCAGTTGGATTTCACATCATGATGGTCATAGAGTACACAAAAGTGACAAGTCTTATAGACCCAATGATTACAAAAAAGACAACATGAAGATTTCGACATTTGATCAGAATAGCATGATTCACACAGGACAGAAATCTTACCAGTGTAATGAGTGTAAAAAACCCTTCAGTGATCTCTCCAGCTTTGATCTTCATCAGCAGTTACAATCAGGAGAGAAGTCTCTTACATGTGTTGAACGTGGAAAAGGCTTCTGTTACAGCCCAGTTCTTCCTGTTCATCAGAAAGTACATGTGGGAGAAAAACTTAAGTGTGATGAGTGTGGTAAGGAATTCAGTCAGGGCACTCATCTACAGACCCATCAGAAAGTCCACGTGAtagagaaaccatacaaatgtaaGCAATGTGGGAAAGGTTTCAGTCGTAGATCAGCACTTAATGTTCATTGTAAGGTCCACACGGGAGAGAAACCTTATAATTGTGAGGAGTGTGGGAGGGCCTTCAGTCAGGCCTCTCATCTTCAGGACCATCAGAGACTCCACACTGGGGAGAAGCCATTCAAATGTGATGCATGTGGTAAGAGCTTCAGTCGGAATTCACATCTTCAATCCCATCAAAGAgttcatacaggagagaaaccatacaaatgtgaGGAGTGTGGTAAGGGCTTCATTTGTAGCTCAAATCTTTACATTCATCAGAGAGTCCACACAggagaaaaaccctataaatgtgAGGAATGTGGTAAAGGCTTTAGTCGGCCTTCAAGTCTTCAGGCCCATCAGGGagtccacactggagagaagTCATACATATGTACTGTATGTGGGAAAGGCTTTACTCTGAGTTCAAATCTTCAAGCCCATCAGAGagtccacactggagagaagccataCAAATGCAGTGAGTGTGGGAAGAGCTTCAGGAGGAACTCCCATTATCAAGTTCATCTAGTGgtccacacaggagagaaaccctacaaatgtgagaTATGTGGGAAGGGCTTCAGTCAAAGTTCATATCTTCAAATCCATCAGAAGGCCCACAGTGTAGAGAAACCTTTTAAGTGTGAGGAGTGTGGGCAGGGTTTCAATCAGAGCTCACGACTTCAGATTCACCAGCTGATCCATAAGGGtgagaaaccatacaaatgtgaAGAGTGTGGCAAGGGATTTAGTCGTAGAGCAGATCTTAAAATTCACTGTAGGatccacacaggagagaaaccataTAATTGTGAGGAGTGTGGGAAGGTCTTCAGGCAGGCCTCAAATCTTTTGGCCCATCAGAGAGTCCACAGTGGAGAAAAACCATTCAAATGTGAAGAGTGTGGGAAGAGTTTTGGTCGGAGTGCACATCTTCAAGCCCATCAAAAAGTCCACACTGGAGAAAAGCCATACAAATGTGATGAGTGTGGGAAGGGCTTCAAGTGGAGCTTGAATCTTGACATGCATCAGAGGGTGCACACGGGAGAAAAACCATATAAATGTGGGGAGTGTGGTAAGTACTTCAGTCAGGCATCAAGTCTTCAACTTCATCAGAGTgtccacacaggagagaaaccatacaaatgtgaTATGTGTGGTAAAGTCTTCAGTCGGTCTTCACAACTACAGTCTCATCAGAGAGTTCACACTGGGGAAAAACCTTATAAATGTGAGATATGTGGTAAGAGCTTCAGTTGGCGATCGAATCTTACAATTCATCACAGAATCCATGTTGGTGATAAATCCTATAAAAATAATAGGGGTGGTAAGAACATCAGAGAAtccacacaggaaaaaaaatccataaaatga
- the ZNF226 gene encoding zinc finger protein 226 isoform X2 — protein MVENFRNLLSVGHQPFKQDVSPIERNEQLWIVTTATQRQRNLGEKNQSKLVTIQDRESEEELSCWQIWQQIANDLTRCQDSMINNSQFHKQGDFPCQVGAELSVQISEDENYTVNKADGPSDTGNPEFPILRTQDSWRKTFLTESQRLNRDQQISIKNKLCQCKKGVDPISWISHHDGHRVHKSDKSYRPNDYKKDNMKISTFDQNSMIHTGQKSYQCNECKKPFSDLSSFDLHQQLQSGEKSLTCVERGKGFCYSPVLPVHQKVHVGEKLKCDECGKEFSQGTHLQTHQKVHVIEKPYKCKQCGKGFSRRSALNVHCKVHTGEKPYNCEECGRAFSQASHLQDHQRLHTGEKPFKCDACGKSFSRNSHLQSHQRVHTGEKPYKCEECGKGFICSSNLYIHQRVHTGEKPYKCEECGKGFSRPSSLQAHQGVHTGEKSYICTVCGKGFTLSSNLQAHQRVHTGEKPYKCSECGKSFRRNSHYQVHLVVHTGEKPYKCEICGKGFSQSSYLQIHQKAHSVEKPFKCEECGQGFNQSSRLQIHQLIHKGEKPYKCEECGKGFSRRADLKIHCRIHTGEKPYNCEECGKVFRQASNLLAHQRVHSGEKPFKCEECGKSFGRSAHLQAHQKVHTGEKPYKCDECGKGFKWSLNLDMHQRVHTGEKPYKCGECGKYFSQASSLQLHQSVHTGEKPYKCDMCGKVFSRSSQLQSHQRVHTGEKPYKCEICGKSFSWRSNLTIHHRIHVGDKSYKNNRGGKNIRESTQEKKSIK, from the exons ATGGTGGAGAACTTTAGGAACCTGCTGTCAGTGG GGCATCAACCCTTCAAACAAGATGTATCACCTATAGAAAGAAATGAGCAGCTTTGGATAGTGACGACAGCAACCCAAAGACAGAGAAATTTAG gagagaaaaatcaaagtaagTTAGTAACTATTCAAGACAGAGAATCAGAAGAAGAGCTTTCTTGCTGGCAAATCTGGCAACAAATTGCAAATGACTTAACCAGGTGTCAAGACTCCATGATCAATAATTCTCAATTTCACAAACAAGGTGATTTCCCTTGCCAGGTAGGGGCAGAACTGTCTGTTCAAATTTCCGAAGATGAGAACTATACAGTAAATAAAGCAGATGGTCCCAGTGATACTGGGAATCCAGAGTTTCCTATCTTGAGAACCCAGGATTCTTGGAGGAAAACATTCCTGACTGAGTCACAGAGATTGAACAGAGATCAACAaatttccataaaaaataaattatgtcaaTGTAAGAAGGGTGTTGATCCCATCAGTTGGATTTCACATCATGATGGTCATAGAGTACACAAAAGTGACAAGTCTTATAGACCCAATGATTACAAAAAAGACAACATGAAGATTTCGACATTTGATCAGAATAGCATGATTCACACAGGACAGAAATCTTACCAGTGTAATGAGTGTAAAAAACCCTTCAGTGATCTCTCCAGCTTTGATCTTCATCAGCAGTTACAATCAGGAGAGAAGTCTCTTACATGTGTTGAACGTGGAAAAGGCTTCTGTTACAGCCCAGTTCTTCCTGTTCATCAGAAAGTACATGTGGGAGAAAAACTTAAGTGTGATGAGTGTGGTAAGGAATTCAGTCAGGGCACTCATCTACAGACCCATCAGAAAGTCCACGTGAtagagaaaccatacaaatgtaaGCAATGTGGGAAAGGTTTCAGTCGTAGATCAGCACTTAATGTTCATTGTAAGGTCCACACGGGAGAGAAACCTTATAATTGTGAGGAGTGTGGGAGGGCCTTCAGTCAGGCCTCTCATCTTCAGGACCATCAGAGACTCCACACTGGGGAGAAGCCATTCAAATGTGATGCATGTGGTAAGAGCTTCAGTCGGAATTCACATCTTCAATCCCATCAAAGAgttcatacaggagagaaaccatacaaatgtgaGGAGTGTGGTAAGGGCTTCATTTGTAGCTCAAATCTTTACATTCATCAGAGAGTCCACACAggagaaaaaccctataaatgtgAGGAATGTGGTAAAGGCTTTAGTCGGCCTTCAAGTCTTCAGGCCCATCAGGGagtccacactggagagaagTCATACATATGTACTGTATGTGGGAAAGGCTTTACTCTGAGTTCAAATCTTCAAGCCCATCAGAGagtccacactggagagaagccataCAAATGCAGTGAGTGTGGGAAGAGCTTCAGGAGGAACTCCCATTATCAAGTTCATCTAGTGgtccacacaggagagaaaccctacaaatgtgagaTATGTGGGAAGGGCTTCAGTCAAAGTTCATATCTTCAAATCCATCAGAAGGCCCACAGTGTAGAGAAACCTTTTAAGTGTGAGGAGTGTGGGCAGGGTTTCAATCAGAGCTCACGACTTCAGATTCACCAGCTGATCCATAAGGGtgagaaaccatacaaatgtgaAGAGTGTGGCAAGGGATTTAGTCGTAGAGCAGATCTTAAAATTCACTGTAGGatccacacaggagagaaaccataTAATTGTGAGGAGTGTGGGAAGGTCTTCAGGCAGGCCTCAAATCTTTTGGCCCATCAGAGAGTCCACAGTGGAGAAAAACCATTCAAATGTGAAGAGTGTGGGAAGAGTTTTGGTCGGAGTGCACATCTTCAAGCCCATCAAAAAGTCCACACTGGAGAAAAGCCATACAAATGTGATGAGTGTGGGAAGGGCTTCAAGTGGAGCTTGAATCTTGACATGCATCAGAGGGTGCACACGGGAGAAAAACCATATAAATGTGGGGAGTGTGGTAAGTACTTCAGTCAGGCATCAAGTCTTCAACTTCATCAGAGTgtccacacaggagagaaaccatacaaatgtgaTATGTGTGGTAAAGTCTTCAGTCGGTCTTCACAACTACAGTCTCATCAGAGAGTTCACACTGGGGAAAAACCTTATAAATGTGAGATATGTGGTAAGAGCTTCAGTTGGCGATCGAATCTTACAATTCATCACAGAATCCATGTTGGTGATAAATCCTATAAAAATAATAGGGGTGGTAAGAACATCAGAGAAtccacacaggaaaaaaaatccataaaatga